One window from the genome of Salvia miltiorrhiza cultivar Shanhuang (shh) chromosome 7, IMPLAD_Smil_shh, whole genome shotgun sequence encodes:
- the LOC130994915 gene encoding probable ADP,ATP carrier protein At5g56450 translates to MAAEDGEAGEEKGDGGALSSFHRDLTAGALMGGVVHTIVAPIERAKLLLQTQESNAAILAGGRHRRFRGMVDCIARTMREEGVLSLWRGNGSSVIRYYPSVALNFSLKDLYRNVLRENSREGSLLSGPSANFLAGSAAGCTTLIIIYPLDIAHTRLAADLGRTETRQFRGIGHFLSTIYKKDGVRGVYKGLPASLQGMVVHRGLYFGGFDTLKEMMAEGSGSDVVLWKRWATAQAVTTAAGMLSYPLDTVRRRMMMQSGTERPMYATTFDCWRTIYRVEGFASFYRGAMSNIFRSTGAAAVLVLYDEIKKFMNLAGL, encoded by the exons ATGGCGGCGGAGGACGGCGAGGCAGGGGAGGAGAAGGGCGACGGCGGTGCGCTGAGCAGTTTCCACAGGGATCTGACGGCGGGGGCGCTGATGGGGGGCGTGGTGCACACGATTGTGGCCCCCATAGAGAGGGCGAAGCTGCTGCTGCAGACGCAGGAGAGCAACGCGGCGATCTTGGCTGGCGGCCGCCACCGGAGGTTTAGAGGGATGGTTGATTGCATTGCGCGCACGATGAGAGAAGAAGGGGTTTTGTCGCTGTGGAGAGGGAATGGAAGCAGTGTGATCAGATACTACCCCTCTGTTGccctcaatttctctctcaag GATCTGTACAGGAACGTCCTGCGTGAGAACTCACGGGAAGGCAGTCTTCTCTCCGGGCCGTCTGCCAACTTCCTCGCCGGATCTGCAGCGGGCTGCACGACGCTGATCATCATCTACCCGCTTGACATAGCCCACACGCGCCTCGCTGCTGATCTCGGGAGAACGGAGACGCGCCAGTTCAGAGGCATCGGCCATTTCCTGAGCACTATATATAAGAAAGACGGGGTCCGAGGCGTCTACAAGGGCCTCCCGGCCTCCCTACAGGGAATGGTCGTCCACCGGGGCCTCTACTTTGGCGGGTTCGACACCTTGAAGGAGATGATGGCGGAGGGGTCCGGCTCGGATGTCGTGCTGTGGAAGCGCTGGGCCACCGCCCAGGCTGTGACAACGGCGGCCGGGATGCTGTCATACCCGCTCGACACGGTGCGGAGGCGGATGATGATGCAGTCCGGCACGGAGCGGCCGATGTACGCGACGACGTTCGACTGCTGGCGGACGATATACAGGGTCGAGGGTTTTGCCTCGTTCTATCGCGGCGCGATGTCGAATATTTTTAGGAGCACAGGCGCTGCAGCTGTTTTGGTTTTGTATGATGAGATCAagaaatttatgaatttggcTGGATTATAG
- the LOC130994859 gene encoding beta-fructofuranosidase, insoluble isoenzyme CWINV1-like gives MYYNGVYHLFYQYNPYAAVWGNISWAHSVSYNLVDWIHLEPALNPTENYDVNGCWSGSATLLAGEGKPLILYTGSDFLGHQVQNLAMPKDLSDPFLTEWVKSPHNPLMLPVEGIDPGFFRDPTTAWQGPDGSWRVLVGSEVEGHGAALLYKSRDFVSWERTGRPLHESSRTGMWECPDFYGVDDFIHVLKASFNDHDYYVVGRYDAETDEFGVVGSDFMDDVVRLRYDYGVFYASKTFHDDAKKRRVVWGWVTEGDGDDGGVKRGWNGMMSFPRSVLLDEGKKQLIQWPIEEVEDLRGEKVALENKEIESGSVMKIGGITASQADVEVSFRVPNLEGAELIDEGLLDSQQLCRQKNASVEGVFGPFGLLVLASEDLTEQTAVFFRIFRRNEKRVVLMCSDQSRSSLQTPVKEAIFGSFLDVDPDQEISLRTLVDHSIVESFGGRGKSCITARVYPKLAIFNNSHIYAFNNGAKSIAISSLVAWSMTRAQITQFHTRRKSSIS, from the exons ATGTACTACAATGGAGTCTACCACTTGTTCTATCAGTACAACCCATATGCTGCCGTGTGGGGAAACATTTCATGGGCGCATTCGGTTTCTTACAACCTCGTTGACTGGATCCATCTCGAGCCCGCCCTCAATCCAACTGAGAACTACGACGTCAATGGCTGCTGGTCTGGCTCAGCCACACTTCTTGCAGGGGAAGGGAAGCCTCTCATTCTCTACACGGGCTCCGACTTTCTAGGCCATCAAGTTCAAAACCTTGCAATGCCTAAGGATCTGTCTGATCCCTTTTTGACAGAATGGGTGAAATCGCCACACAACCCTTTGATGCTTCCTGTCGAAGGCATTGATCCGGGCTTCTTCAGGGATCCCACCACGGCATGGCAGGGGCCGGATGGCTCGTGGCGTGTGCTCGTCGGGAGCGAGGTGGAAGGCCATGGAGCCGCGCTCCTGTATAAGAGCCGTGATTTTGTGAGCTGGGAGAGGACTGGTAGGCCCCTCCACGAGTCGAGTAGGACAGGGATGTGGGAGTGTCCTGATTTCTATGGTGTGGATGATTTTATTCACGTGTTGAAGGCAAGTTTCAATGATCACGACTACTACGTGGTGGGGAGGTATGATGCTGAGACGGATGAATTTGGTGTTGTTGGGAGTGATTTCATGGATGATGTGGTGCGGCTGAGGTACGATTATGGTGTGTTCTACGCTTCAAAGACGTTCCACGATGATGCCAAGAAACGGAGGGTGGTGTGGGGGTGGGTGACTGAGGGTGATGGTGATGATGGTGGTGTTAAGAGAGGGTGGAATGGCATGATG tCATTTCCAAGAAGTGTTTTACTTGATGAAGGCAAGAAACAGTTGATACAATGGCCTATTGAAGAAGTTGAAGATCTTCGTGGCGAAAAAGTTGCATTAGAGAATAAAGAGATTGAGAGTGGGAGTGTGATGAAAATTGGAGGAATCACAGCTTCACAg GCTGATGTTGAAGTCTCGTTTCGTGTTCCAAATCTGGAGGGCGCTGAGCTGATCGATGAAGGATTGCTCGATTCACAGCAGCTCTGCAGGCAGAAGAATGCATCAGTTGAGGGAGTGTTTGGGCCATTCGGGTTGTTGGTCTTGGCCTCGGAGGACTTGACAGAACAAACTGCTGTGTTTTTCCGGATTTTTAGGCGAAACGAGAAGCGTGTTGTGCTCATGTGCAGTGATCAGAGCAG GTCCTCGCTGCAGACTCCGGTGAAAGAGGCGATTTTCGGGTCGTTTCTTGACGTGGATCCTGATCAAGAAATCTCCCTTAGAACTCTG GTAGACCATTCCATAGTAGAGAGCTTTGGTGGGAGAGGTAAGAGCTGCATCACTGCTAGGGTTTATCCTAAGCTTGCCATTTTCAATAACTCTCACATCTACGCGTTCAACAATGGCGCGAAGAGCATCGCGATTTCGAGCCTCGTAGCTTGGAGCATGACGAGAGCTCAAATCACGCAATTTCACACGCGGAGAAAGTCATCAATCAGTTGA
- the LOC130994887 gene encoding putative F-box protein At5g52610, whose protein sequence is MPRKKPVFRKPPPRRCCTDGSVSDPHSNILSRESINIESFPTDLLFEILLRLPADHLYQRARLVCRRWYHIIHSHAFINAQMHCSTYGLLLSPLNWSNTLPLYVTADADGGIHTSDLNHISKLEVLATSCNGLALEFDFKDRLLRLVNPAKKQSLLLPRLTRGATYAWPEYGFAYSAASLAYKVIARYTVCHSPQRLQTDYGLDVLTVGVNESWRHVEVPHHLSPFFFNKAPLTTEGFMHWGRGRYCVTMDVETEIITLSEAPYQYDESDYNYLSTGRCLSLLVACGYLSWEVWELKAETGEWRKALPNVYLGAEEWRIQQLVPQDAPQVLVPLGWVKYPQVLAFRFGTYFSWKQWRPPCIFYNLDTHQLHSTKLPQSYTGGYQAFPHKNNLI, encoded by the exons ATGCCTCGTAAGAAACCAGTCTTCCGCAAGCCGCCACCGCGCCGCTGCTGCACCGACGGCAGCGTTTCGGATCCGCATTCCAACATTCTTAGTAGAGAATCG ATAAACATAGAGTCCTTCCCCACAGACCTATTGTTCGAAATCCTCCTCCGTTTGCCGGCCGATCATCTCTACCAGAGAGCGAGGCTCGTGTGCCGGCGGTGGTACCACATTATCCATTCTCATGCCTTCATCAACGCGCAGATGCACTGCTCTACCTATGGACTCCTCCTATCACCCCTAAACTGGAGTAATACTCTGCCACTTTATGTAACAGCCGACGCAGACGGTGGAATCCACACATCTGACCTAAATCACATCTCCAAATTGGAAGTTCTTGCAACCAGCTGCAACGGTTTGGCTCTGGAGTTTGATTTCAAAGATCGCCTCCTTCGCCTCGTGAATCCAGCAAAGAAGCAGTCACTCCTCCTCCCACGATTGACTAGAGGCGCAACCTATGCCTGGCCCGAGTATGGTTTTGCATACTCTGCAGCTTCCTTGGCGTATAAAGTGATTGCACGGTACACTGTTTGCCACTCGCCACAACGCCTACAAACTGACTATGGCCTTGACGTGCTCACTGTTGGAGTCAATGAGTCCTGGAGGCACGTCGAGGTTCCCCACCATCTCAGCCCATTTTTCTTCAACAAGGCTCCCTTGACTACTGAAGGTTTCATGCATTGGGGAAGGGGGAGATACTGCGTGACGATGGATGTGGAGACGGAGATCATTACACTGAGTGAAGCCCCTTATCAGTACGATGAAAGCGACTATAATTATCTGTCAACTGGGAGGTGTCTGTCTCTCCTGGTTGCTTGTGGGTATCTCTCGTGGGAGGTTTGGGAGTTGAAGGCAGAGACCGGCGAGTGGAGGAAGGCGCTGCCCAACGTTTACTTGGGAGCTGAGGAATGGAGGATTCAACAGTTGGTTCCTCAAGATGCTCCTCAAGTTCTTGTGCCACTTGGTTGGGTTAAATATCCACAGGTTTTGGCGTTTCGTTTTGGCACCTATTTTTCTTGGAAGCAATGGCGGCCTCCTTGCATTTTCTACAATCTTGATACGCATCAACTCCACTCCACAAAGCTACCACAATCCTATACTGGTGGTTATCAAGCTTTTCCGCATAAGAATAATCTGATATGA
- the LOC130994882 gene encoding uncharacterized protein LOC130994882 — MLRRKIASHKPPPPRRCCTDGSDSDPHSDILSRESMIEIRSRAYYFRRCKKGMPTNIESLSTDLLFEILLRLPADHLYERARLVCQRWYHIIHSHAFISAQMHSSTYGLLLSPLNWSNTLPLYVTADADGGIHTSDLNHISKLEVLATCNGLALEFDFKDRLLRLVNPAKKQSLLLPRLSRGATYAWPTYGFAYSAASLAYKVVLHYLQTDYCLHVLTVGVDESWRHVEVHHLLGHVRPCLLNKTPLTSEGFVHWGRGRYCATMDVETEIITLSEAPYEYHESNYYCLSTGRCVSLLVASGDLSWEVWEMKAETGEWRKALPNVDLGAQKCRIQQFADGDLKPLGWVKYPQVLAFCSRMEIGHCIFYNLDTNQLHCIELPQSYSNGYEAFPHKNNLIWLN, encoded by the exons ATGCTTCGACGGAAAATCGCCTCCCACAAGCCGCCGCCTCCTCGCCGCTGCTGCACTGACGGCAGCGATTCGGATCCCCATTCCGACATTCTTAGTAGAGAATCG ATGATAGAGATTAGAAGTCGGGCTTATTATTTCCGGAGGTGTAAAAAGGGGATGCCAACAAACATAGAGTCCCTCTCCACCGACCTATTGTTTGAAATCCTCCTCCGTTTGCCGGCCGATCATCTCTACGAGAGAGCAAGGCTCGTCTGCCAGCGGTGGTACCACATTATCCATTCTCATGCCTTCATCAGCGCGCAGATGCACAGTTCTACCTATGGACTCCTCCTATCACCCCTAAACTGGAGTAATACTCTGCCACTTTATGTAACAGCCGACGCAGACGGTGGAATCCACACATCTGACCTAAATCACATCTCCAAATTGGAAGTTCTTGCAACCTGCAACGGTTTGGCTCTGGAGTTTGATTTCAAAGATCGCCTCCTTCGCCTCGTGAATCCAGCAAAGAAGCAGTCACTCCTCCTCCCACGATTGTCTAGAGGCGCAACCTATGCCTGGCCCACGTATGGTTTTGCATACTCTGCAGCTTCATTGGCGTATAAAGTGGTTTTGCATTATCTACAAACTGACTACTGTCTTCACGTGCTCACTGTTGGAGTCGATGAGTCCTGGAGGCACGTCGAGGTTCACCACCTCCTCGGCCATGTCAGGCCATGTCTCCTCAACAAGACTCCGTTGACTAGTGAAGGTTTCGTGCACTGGGGAAGGGGGAGATACTGCGCGACGATGGATGTGGAGACAGAGATCATTACACTGAGTGAAGCCCCTTATGAGTACCATGAAAGCAACTATTATTGTCTGTCGACTGGGAGGTGTGTGTCGCTCCTGGTTGCGAGTGGGGATCTGTCGTGGGAGGTTTGGGAGATGAAGGCAGAGACGGGCGAGTGGAGGAAGGCGCTGCCCAACGTCGACTTGGGAGCTCAGAAATGCAGGATTCAACAGTTTGCTGATGGAGATCTTAAGCCACTTGGTTGGGTTAAATATCCACAGGTTTTGGCCTTTTGTTCTAGGATGGAAATCGGCCATTGCATTTTCTACAATCTTGATACGAATCAACTCCACTGCATAGAGCTACCGCAATCCTATAGTAATGGTTATGAAGCTTTTCCGCATAAGAATAATCTGATATGGCTAAATTAA